Below is a window of Bremerella alba DNA.
ATTTGATTGAGTTGCATCCCTTCACTCCTGAAGATGGCCTATCACTGGCAGCCGGCGAATATGGTTGTCACTCGGCTCGCAGCAATCGGACGCCCAGTCGGCGTGCGTCTTGCAACACGCGACGGCGATTTTCTCTTGATTCAATGGATACCGCCTCGGCTAACTGGCTTTCCTCGTGCCCTTCGGCCAGGAATTGCGTTAGCTCGATCGGCAGACTTGGATCGGCAGCCAATTCCCGCGTCAAACGCAGGTAATCGCCGCAGATCGACTGTTCTTGGTACCACGCTTCAGGAATGACCGAGGCCGTTTCGACGGTCAGTTCGTAAGTCCACGAGCCCATCGGCTCTTGACCGAACTGCTTGTTCAACTCGTCGGTAACCTCTTGCCAGGTCTCTTCCTTCAGCAATTCGCGGGTAGCCTCGTTGGCCACGATCACGCGCCAGTCGATCATCAGCTGGCGATTTCCCTTGGTGGTATTGAGCGTGTTGAGCCGGTTTTTGATGATCTTGGTCAGGTCGCTGACCTTCTTGCAGTTTTCCAGCTCGATGATTTCGCTTTGCCAGCGGCAGACATCGGTTGGGATCGCTTCCATGGCGATATCCCCTTCCTCGTCGACTTCTACCAGCGTGCAGCTACGTTGGCCGTTGTGGGTGATGCTGCGACCCTGGGGCGAACCGGCGTAAACAGCGATCGCTGGCGAGCAGTTCAGCTTGTCGCGAAGATCTCGACCGCCCAGTGCCCAGTAAGGAATCCCGCTTCGGGCAATTGAATCGGACTCGAAGTCCCCGTTCAAAGCGCCCAGGGTAAAGAGGCCTGCGGCATCGGCTCGAAACTGGCTCCAGCCAGGCTCACGGCCGGTAAAGCCTTGGGCGAGG
It encodes the following:
- a CDS encoding metallophosphoesterase family protein codes for the protein MTPGSPFRFIQTGDIHLDQPLGGLPEVPEHLREIFLSAPRQAMQQVVENALLHEVDFVLITGNVLDVRQSSPVIVGFLLDQLETLSDAGIKVYWLGGETDPPARWPASIHLPSNVHTIGPGKPVEILHQRGDVAICTILAQGFTGREPGWSQFRADAAGLFTLGALNGDFESDSIARSGIPYWALGGRDLRDKLNCSPAIAVYAGSPQGRSITHNGQRSCTLVEVDEEGDIAMEAIPTDVCRWQSEIIELENCKKVSDLTKIIKNRLNTLNTTKGNRQLMIDWRVIVANEATRELLKEETWQEVTDELNKQFGQEPMGSWTYELTVETASVIPEAWYQEQSICGDYLRLTRELAADPSLPIELTQFLAEGHEESQLAEAVSIESRENRRRVLQDARRLGVRLLRAE